One Scophthalmus maximus strain ysfricsl-2021 chromosome 9, ASM2237912v1, whole genome shotgun sequence genomic region harbors:
- the fgfbp1a gene encoding fibroblast growth factor-binding protein 1, protein MAFFTNVTILLVLACVSHQLMSGSCQKGHGRRGRGADRGHGHKDRSGPKVGRPPKAASAQPIKGKLVTKDKSECTWAAAGDDLLVLGATCRKGGASVSCEYVARPSLCPRYASNVELYWKQIARALKKQRNLCRDSKPLVRAGMCRGAARGAHFRLRGRGGGAGAGRTTAPPRSPPTAAAAAKSCQPGNKKLAEEYCSDSWSSFCTFFFTMVKDDDC, encoded by the coding sequence ATGGCTTTCTTCACCAACGTCACTATCCTCCTGGTGCTGGCCTGCGTTTCCCACCAGCTGATGTCGGGCAGCTGTCAGAAGGGTCACGGCCGGAGGGGGCGAGGGGCGGACAGAGGTCACGGGCACAAGGACAGGTCGGGGCCCAAGGTGGGCCGCCCGCCCAAAGCCGCCTCCGCGCAGCCCATCAAGGGGAAGCTGGTGACCAAAGACAAGTCCGAGTGCACCTGGGCCGCGGCGGGCGACGACCTCCTCGTCCTGGGGGCCACGTGCAGGAAGGGGGGCGCGAGCGTCAGCTGCGAATACGTTGCCAGACCGTCCCTGTGTCCCCGGTACGCGTCCAACGTCGAACTCTACTGGAAGCAAATCGCGAGGGCGCTGAAGAAGCAAAGGAACCTGTGCCGGGACAGCAAGCCGCTGGTCAGGGCGGGCATGTGCAGGGGAGCTGCCAGAGGTGCTCATTTCAGACTCCgcggccgcggcggcggcgcaggCGCAGGGAGGACGACCGCCCCGCCCCGCTCCCCGcccaccgccgccgctgccgccaaGTCCTGTCAGCCTGGCAACAAGAAGCTGGCGGAGGAATACTGCAGCGACTCCTGGTCGAGTTTCTGCACGTTCTTCTTCACGATGGTGAAGGACGACGACTGCTGA
- the anxa5a gene encoding annexin A5a isoform X1 — MAFRGSVRPFVNFDANRDAEFLHRAMKGVGTDEDAILMLLAARSNDQRQQIKAAYKKAYGKDLVGALKSELGGLLESVIVALMTPPDSYDASQLHKAIKGAGTNDEVLIEILASRTGEEIKRIIKVYKTEFGGKLEKDICGDTSGHYQKLLVILLQGNREEEVDEGKIENDAEDLYAAGEGKFGTDEEKFIAILGNRSAEHLRKVFAAYKKLCGSDIEDSIRGETAGNLENLLLAVVKCARGVPEYFAEVLFKSMRRAGTDDDALMRIMVSRSEVDMLDIRASFKKMHGASLHTTIQEDTSGDYQRALLYLCGGSD, encoded by the exons GTACGGACGAGGACGCCATCCTCATGCTCCTGGCGGCGCGCAGCAACGATCAACGGCAGCAAATTAAGGCGGCGTACAAAAAGGCCTACGGAAAG GACTTGGTCGGCGCGCTGAAGTCGGAGCTGGGGGGGCTGCTGGAGAGTGTGATCGTGGCCCTGATGACCCCGCCCGACTCGTACGATGCCTCTCAACTGCACAAGGCGATCAAG GGCGCCGGGACTAATGACGAGGTGCTGATCGAGATCCTGGCCTccaggacgggagaggagatCAAGAGAATCATCAAAGTGTACAAGACAG AGTTTGGCGGCAAGCTGGAGAAAGACATCTGCGGTGACACCTCGGGGCACTACCAGAAACTGCTGGTGATCCTGCTCCAG gggaacagggaggaggaggtggacgagggCAAGATCGAGAACGACGCCGAG GACTTGTACGCCGCCGGCGAGGGCAAGTTTGGCACAGACGAGGAGAAATTCATCGCGATTCTCGGCAACAGGAGCGCCGAGCATCTCAGGAAAG TATTCGCTGCCTACAAGAAGCTCTGCGGCTCGGACATAGAGGACAGCATCAGAGGGGAGACCGCCGGGAATCTGGAGAACCTGCTGCTGGCCGTCG TGAAATGTGCCCGCGGCGTCCCGGAGTATTTTGCCGAAGTCCTGTTTAAGTCTATGAGG CGCGCCGGGACCGACGACGACGCCCTGATGAGGATAATGGTGTCGAGGAGCGAGGTGGACATGTTGGACATCAGGGCCAGCTTCAAGAAGATGCATGGGGCGTCTCTGCACACCACCATCCAG GAGGACACAAGCGGAGACTACCAGAGGGCTCTGCTCTACCTCTGCGGTGGGAGCGATTAA
- the anxa5a gene encoding annexin A5a isoform X2, with amino-acid sequence MAFRGSVRPFVNFDANRDAEFLHRAMKGVGTDEDAILMLLAARSNDQRQQIKAAYKKAYGKDLVGALKSELGGLLESVIVALMTPPDSYDASQLHKAIKGAGTNDEVLIEILASRTGEEIKRIIKVYKTEFGGKLEKDICGDTSGHYQKLLVILLQDLYAAGEGKFGTDEEKFIAILGNRSAEHLRKVFAAYKKLCGSDIEDSIRGETAGNLENLLLAVVKCARGVPEYFAEVLFKSMRRAGTDDDALMRIMVSRSEVDMLDIRASFKKMHGASLHTTIQEDTSGDYQRALLYLCGGSD; translated from the exons GTACGGACGAGGACGCCATCCTCATGCTCCTGGCGGCGCGCAGCAACGATCAACGGCAGCAAATTAAGGCGGCGTACAAAAAGGCCTACGGAAAG GACTTGGTCGGCGCGCTGAAGTCGGAGCTGGGGGGGCTGCTGGAGAGTGTGATCGTGGCCCTGATGACCCCGCCCGACTCGTACGATGCCTCTCAACTGCACAAGGCGATCAAG GGCGCCGGGACTAATGACGAGGTGCTGATCGAGATCCTGGCCTccaggacgggagaggagatCAAGAGAATCATCAAAGTGTACAAGACAG AGTTTGGCGGCAAGCTGGAGAAAGACATCTGCGGTGACACCTCGGGGCACTACCAGAAACTGCTGGTGATCCTGCTCCAG GACTTGTACGCCGCCGGCGAGGGCAAGTTTGGCACAGACGAGGAGAAATTCATCGCGATTCTCGGCAACAGGAGCGCCGAGCATCTCAGGAAAG TATTCGCTGCCTACAAGAAGCTCTGCGGCTCGGACATAGAGGACAGCATCAGAGGGGAGACCGCCGGGAATCTGGAGAACCTGCTGCTGGCCGTCG TGAAATGTGCCCGCGGCGTCCCGGAGTATTTTGCCGAAGTCCTGTTTAAGTCTATGAGG CGCGCCGGGACCGACGACGACGCCCTGATGAGGATAATGGTGTCGAGGAGCGAGGTGGACATGTTGGACATCAGGGCCAGCTTCAAGAAGATGCATGGGGCGTCTCTGCACACCACCATCCAG GAGGACACAAGCGGAGACTACCAGAGGGCTCTGCTCTACCTCTGCGGTGGGAGCGATTAA